In Panicum virgatum strain AP13 chromosome 5K, P.virgatum_v5, whole genome shotgun sequence, the genomic window ATACATTAGGTTTGGCTCGCCATTCCCAATTTTATAGGGATCAAATGTCTTGTGCTTGTTATATGTTTGTCATCATTGCGTAGTTTTATGAATGCACATCTTGAATTTAGATTACATCCTTGCTCAATTTTGCTATTCTTGATACACTCAAGATATTACGACGACCAATATTACAAGCTACTGGCCCCAAAGCCATCAACCCCGCTCTTTCCACAAATATTGTGTGTTGCTTTCTTAATATTATTGGCAACCACAGGCACCACCACTGCCTTACTCCACTGATTGCTTCATTGTTTGGATTTGCACCCAACCAGCAAATCTAGGGTCTGGATTACAATTAGATGAACCAGGGATTTGAATTTCGACACACTAACAGTACccaatataaaaagaaaataatcatTGTACAATCAGTAAGAAATGTTTATGGATTTAAATGTGATTCGTCAGATCGTAAATATAAGTCGTTTAGAATTCCATTCAGCCTTTTTTTGTCTTTGACTAGTGTATAAATATAGATACATCATGTATATTATATATCATTACTTCATAAAGTACTTTCATTATATTGTCATACATATATCAATAAAGATATAGGCCGAGCCCATATCTTAAATGAATACATTTCTGATCGGTGAGAGTAATAAAATTTTCGGTACATATTCGACAATAACAACAAAATGCCTCCCTAGCTTGTAATAAGTAGCACTATTACaacacaaactttttttttaattctgtCGCAGGCACACTAATCTGGCCAAGAGATGACATGGGGTTCAGAGCAACAGCCAACTTGCCAATGATATGCCCACATCATATTCTAACCCTGTCAACCACAGCAAATAAACTACTCCTTCTCAACGGTTTCCATGGTTTACCCGATTTCTTTTATCGCTCCCAACAAGAACCCTTTCCATCACGTGACATGTTCAACCGGAATCAAAAGATTCGGGGACATGCCGTACAATGGGCAAGCTGACACAATAATATTGCCTTGCCTGGCCCCCTTACCCCtgcctaggggtggtaatgggccatgactctagtggcctcttcacagcccaataaaactcttaaattttttagttcaaaattgtataaaattagAACCTGATCTTTTTAGAGTCCGAcctttagattttctagttcaaaatgttaggccctttaccacccctacccctGCCCGAGATCGATCACACTAGCTCGATCGTCATGCGCGCATATGCCgatgctggccggccggccggccgccggggtTTATTCTGCCTCTCACGCTAGCTGCTGCAGTTCAGTTCTGACTGTACTCGGCGACCCAATTATGGCTCCGTTCCCTGCTCCCGGTTAAGCCTGCTGCCTGCCCGggctccctctccctttcctctGACGGGGCAGCAGTGCAGGGTTGCAACTTGCAGGGCTGCAACTAGCTACCCGGCAAGTAGGGCTGCAGCCTGCATCAGCGAGCTGCGTGACGATTCCTTTGGTCTGTTCATCTTGTACTTCGAACCGTTAAAATGTTAAAGTGCGGTTGCAAATGTTCACATGTGCGGTGCTTTTGATCTTATCATTGGTCGTGTCTGCTGCCGTGCGGTCCTTGTCACATGGTAGAGAGTTAAACTGGTTCACAATCATTGAGAGTTTTCAAATTAAGGATAAGTTTGCTGTATCCATGAGGGCTGTTATATATACGACATCGGTGACATGTCAATAATCTATCTTCGATTAGTTATCTCGAATGAGCGACCAAGATGTTTTTTGTGAGAATGAACGACTTTGATTTACTTCTAAATTCTAACGTGCTAGAACATATGGATGTTCGTTATACAGAACTTTCAGTTTAATTACCGTAGgtaaatgcaaaagttatgcTTTAGTTAATGGGTGCCTACACGAAAACGCTCTGCCagtaaatttgaatttggtccATTTTTATATTTACACTTTGTCCATCCTTATTAGCTAGGTTTATTTTTCCTTCGAATATGGTCTGAACTCTTGATCAAATGTGGTGGGGCGTTTTCAAATGATGGTGTGATGTGGAGATGAATATGGATAGAGCTATAAATCTGGGCCGTGCTTAATGGGTTGGCACGAGCACGGCCCGAAAACCTGGGCACGAAAGCCCGGCCCAGCACGAAAACAATTGGGCCGTGCTGGCACGACACGACGGGCGGGCTGGGCCGTGCCTGAGATTTCGGCCCATCGTGCCGCCCCGCACGGCACGGTGTcctgggccgtgcctgggccggcccggcacgaggAATAGATTTGTAGTTCCCCTCAAATTGTCTTTGTCTTTGTCTTTGTCTTTGTTTTTAATAGTCTATCATTTGCTTTGTGATCATTATTTTGATATGAGAAAAGAGTTGAATACAGAATTGTATGTTTTTAAATGGAACTGAGTGATGTATTTGGTGAGACTTATTATGCCATGATTTACTGATTGAGAATATGGAAAAAAAAACCTTTCAAATGGTGGTATTCATGATCTGTGGGCTGTGCttgggctggcacggcccgaAGGTGGCCTGACGTGCTTTTGGGCCGTGCTGGGCTGTGGTTTCAGGTCTTAGGCCTAGCATGGCACGGCCCGGTAAAATTCCGTGCCTTGTCGGCCCGGCACGGTTCAGCCCGAAGCACGATGGGtccgtgccgtgccggcccggcacggcccAACTTTCAGCTCTAAATATGGAGATAGTTTTAAGGGAAAAAGTGAAATGCACCAACGTAGCCCCATAAACTATTCGCTCATTCTCGTCTAGGTCCATAAACTCTCGAGGTGGTCGACTTATCGAGAACAGTTTAGAAACCTACGGCGCATTTCACTCGAATAGAAATAATCTTTTTAAAATTAGTTTGAAGATATTCAACCGCTATATTACCACTGAGCTTCAAAATGATCTTGTTTACTGATAGTGTTAACTGGAACGGAGAGGACAGAACGAGAGAAAGTAAATTTGAACAATTCAAATGTGGTGTGCTGAACACGAGCACCGCACAGCCTGGACACATGGGTCATGCCGGAACAGAAAGTGCTGGTGTGGTGGATTTGGCCCAGTAGCATGGTGAGGACAAAGAAAAGGATATCAAATTAAAATCCTGATAATTTGAAACATTGCAAAACTACCTAAGCAAAAAGATTTTACAATCATTTTGTTCTGTTTTCAATCAACTTGTTTTGATCTCCTAATCAATTCTACATTTCAGTAATTCAGCCACGGTTTTGCTCTCTTGTGTTGTCCTTCCCAGCTGTTTTTCTTGGCTGTTGTGGACCTATTCTGTTGTTTTATTTGTGACGCCATGTTTTTGTCATATCTATTTGATTGCCCTGTCTTTTTCTGGTTTGTTACTATTTGGACGGAACTTTTTCGTCTATAATAACTATATCTTTCACTTTTTGTTTGTCTGAATTATTATTTAGGACATCATCACATTGTAAGAAACTGTCTAGCCATCTAGTCTCTTTCTATTAGTGCTTGATCTGATTATAATGATCAAATTGAAGGTTGTCTTATTAATTTTCTATCTTATCATGACTTGCTAATCAGGTTGAAATGGCCTAGAAACAATTGTTCTTCCAACAATAAGCTGCTGATGTTTGTTAGCTGTGTTTCAGGTAGTGTTTTCTCTGCAATATATACTCACGTTCCaccttcttgttgtatctttattttttttattctgcGAGCCAAATCTTTAGTCCTTTCCTGGGCTTTGTTTTTTTAGCCCATGactttatctttttgtttgttGCCAGATCTGCTGTTATGTGGATGGAATTTGTTTATCTATAAGTCTGTATCTTGACTtgttgtgtcaagattctctaGCTAAATTAGGGAACtaaattattagtttgacaGGCCAAGATTCTTGTAGATAGTATAATAATTAGAGTGGCTCTAAGCAGTTTTTGTTAGTTCTAGTGTTGGATATCATCCATGATGCTTCATATGGACATGTTTGTGATAATTGAATGGAGTGTGGTATTATTAATTTGCATTATTGTTATGACTTGGTATTCAGTGGTCGAAAAATGACCCTTAAATATAAATGTATTATTCTATCTAGAGGCCATGGTTGGTGGTTAGTTGAAGTTCGACAGCTCATGCCATGCGTTGTAAACCTTTGAGCATAtctaataaataaaaatattatgtTTATCTTATGTACATTTTTTTGGAGCCAAGTAGTTCACTCCTCTCCCTTCATTAACCTTTTTTCATTTCCTAATAATGACACATGCAGTAAAAAATTCATAATAGGGTGTTTTGGTTTAACTTTTTATAATACAACTGTAAGTAATTTAAAAATacattttctttatttctttaatTAACCTACTACTCCTCCTCTATTTCACTGTATTTGTCCATGGTATCAACAGACAACATTCCACAATATTTGTTCCTTGATAATATTAAACTATATTTATTCAATATTTTTACTCCCTACCCTTATTTAAGTGCTATAGTAGAAGGCAAATGGTTATTGAATTATGAAACTTATTACGGTCTGTATagttatttattttatatttatttttcttgaaattAATACCACTACAATAAACTATTTATTTTGTGACGGAACATTTTCAtcataaatcatagaaaattcaTCATAAATGAGCGGCGGCGTCCATGGCCCTCGAGGCTGCCATGGCGCCTAGAGGCCACGCTTGACCCAGCAGTGCACACTGCCATGAGGGCCGGCTGCCAGGCACCCGCACAGGAACTGGCATGCGCGAGCGGGTCAGGAGCACACGACGCCATGGTGCGGCCTACAACGCTAGATCTCATGACGGGCACTGGGTGCTTGGGCTGAaggggagaagaaagggaggagTAGCTGCTGGTTTGGATCGGGCAGCCCTCAGCCCCTATATTCATCACACTCAACAAATCTCGCCCCTGGATCTTGATGAATGGTCCAGATTGAGTTGCAGTAGGGTTTGTGGGCAACTGGGCCGAACTGGACTGGTGGCACGCCTAACGGGCCTTATCTCATTCTTGTATGGttaacatttttctttttccttttgtttttattgCACCGTTGCAAAGTAATAAATAAGATTAATGATCTTATATACAccaataaatttttttatatgtgCACCGTGAAGAGCACCTcttgttttttgttttctttttctatttttgttttctccccttgtgctatactccctccgtccctaaaAAAAAGTCATCCTAGGAATTTTAGAATAGATTACTAAGAAGGTAAAATGACTatgtttgcccctatttattacccatatttggcactaattgattaTTACGTACACATGCACATTTCAAATAGGgtaggatgacttgtttttgtgggacaaattttgaatcctattATGAATTGTTTTTTCGGATAGAGGGAGTATATGACAATAATTCTAAATTTATTATTTGCGATGGATTTGCTAAACGTCACAGGTTTTGGGCTGCTTCATGACGAAATCGATAAAATGTCACTGTGTTATGGGACTTATATCCATATTGCAGATCCATGACGATCTTTGAAAATGTTATGAAAATTTTGTCAGAATTCGTCACAGATTAAATGGTTTCTTGTAGTGTACTTTAAATTTGTCTATGTGCTTGATGTTCTATATATGGACTTTTACGAGAACGGAGAGTGCAATATCTAGCCATTAAACTTTAACATAGAGTTCTATTTTGTTGGCCAATTACTAAGATATTACTCCCTCGGTTCCAAATTATGAttcatttgacttttttgatCCCAAGTTTCACCACTCGTTttgttcaaaaatttgtgcaaaatatctcttcttttgttgcagcttgctttattaataaaagttattcaagaataacttaaatttgactatgtttgcacaCATTTTTTGAATAATACGAGTGATCAAACTTGAGGTTAGAAAAGTCAAActaattataatttgaaacggagtgAGTAGCAAATATattggtgatttttttttgaaacacatAGCTGAGTGCACTCGgaaatatttatttaattatCTGCAAGACTCAAACAAACAATGTTAAACTTCATTCGTTGTGCATGCGTGCATGAGAACGAAGACTACACATGTACAATGCTAAACGTCGACAAACATGCATGCCATTGTCatcacacacagacacactcCATTAGAAACGTGCGTGCATATGATCGAAACGCCTATCCATCTCGGTCGCCGGCGAGCAATATCCCGCGATGCACCCGCTCGATGAACTCGGAGGCCCTCCGGTCGATGTCACGGTCAGGGTACCAGTGGCGCCCGTagtcgtcgtcgccgctcgGCCGCACCCTCGTCCCCTGGTAGTACCTCGGCTGCGGCGGCTTCCCCGCCGcctcttcctccgccgccttcccgccgctgccggcacTATGCTTCTTCCACCCAAACAACGACGCGAGCACCGACCTCTTCCCCCTCCCCATGGACGATCTCTCTCGCAACAAGCTACAACAAGAATTGTTTGGGTTGTTGGTCGCATGGGGATATGGCGAGGTGGCCGTGTATTTATAGGAGGCTCGGGCGCCATGGCTCAACGAAGGGCGGCAAGTTTGTTTAGTCATGAATGCGACCGCCCGGCCGGTCGTGTGGTTAGGCAGGCAGCAGCTTTGTCTGATTAATTAATCCCGGAGATGCCCCGTCACTTTTTTGACTGGCCATTCGTTGGCCTGGTCGCGTAATCAAGCTCCATTTTTTTAGTCGCCAGTAAGTACCCACAAGCATCTTAGTAGTGTGTAATCATGGTTCATGGACTGACAGCAAGCAATTAACCCGAATAAAGGTGACTGAACCGAACTGATTCGTCCAGGGTTCTGGCCATGCATCGACGTACGGAGAAAATCCATGCATGGATCGGCGATGACTTCGACTATTGCTTGGATGAAAATGTCACGTAACCGTGCGGTGAGCATACACGTCGGCAGGTTTGCAAAGATCGAGTTGGGCAGTGCGACCGGCCGGTCGTCGTCGACCGTGAGCTGCGACGAAGAACTAACAGAGAACGAAAGGCTTTGTACGTTT contains:
- the LOC120710559 gene encoding uncharacterized protein LOC120710559 — translated: MGRGKRSVLASLFGWKKHSAGSGGKAAEEEAAGKPPQPRYYQGTRVRPSGDDDYGRHWYPDRDIDRRASEFIERVHRGILLAGDRDG